The window AggtttttttaaaacacatgacTCTTCAGGACTACAAGCAGTATTAGTCTGGTTTCCTACAGAAGCCTGTCCTGAGGAAGAATTTGGACTAGCTGGTCTGGAACTTAAGTTAGAACCCACAACAGCTGTCTTTCCATCactattatttttacattctgTATCAATGATTAAACACTCCTCATCTGTATCACTGCTGCAGAGAACTGTATCTTCAGTTTTTGCTGCTTCTGATCCAACAGTCTTTTCCTTTGAGTTGTCTAGGTTTTCTAGAACATTAGGTCTTTCACCATCAGCATGTAATATATCTATAGTCATATCATTTTTATTAGAAGTTTCAATTTCCTGAGAATTTTCTAACTGTAAGGCATCAGATGTTTTCAAGTCACTATCTTGTATCAAAGGCTTGTCAGAATTTGATACCTTTTCACATGATTCAAATCCCtgatcatctttatttttgcatTCCTCAGGGCCACCATCCATACCAGTGACCAGCTGTTTCTCCTTTTGCAATTGTTCCATCAGAATCTGAGATAAACTTCTAGAATTAGCAGAAATGTCTGGTGCACTTGGTGCCACAGTTGTAGTTCCTGCTTTGGGGGCTGTAGGAGCATCTGTCATGTTAGGTACTGTGGAAGTACTTGCTGGACTTGGTGATTTTGATACTTTGGTGGTGGTTACTCCAAAAGTTTCAAGTTCTGTGACATCATCATCAAAATCCAAATACAAGTTTTCAAGACTCTCAATTTTTCGGCACTCGTTGACTTCACAGGACATCTTATGTAAATAAATTGGTAAAGTATTAGTAAAAATTTCAAGCCACCCTACCTATCTCTTAATGTCCCTATCCCTGTCATACATACTTCCTGCTCttttaaagtagaaagaaaagtcTAATGGTTGTAAAAGGTTCTTGTTTAAGATGACAACAAACTACTACCAGCTATTATTAACCTCATCTTCCCACTGATATGTTCATGATAACAGGCAAATTTGCCAAGTTATAATAGCACAAGAAATGGAATATTTACAAACTACCACATCTCAAGAGGAATTTCAACGAATCAAAAAATAGACAAGACCACAAAGAAGAAATGTAGGGCCAAACGGGAGGCAGATTTTCATTTATGTCTACTCTATAGGCTCCTGCAGAGACACTTGGTCTTAGCTGACCAGGAGGAAAGTCCCTCTGCCACTGTGAGGACGCTGCTTTTTAATGCGTCCAGAGAAGTGTCGCCAGCTTCTGGTGCACCCTTAATATCAACCAGTGACTTTCTTTCCACAACTACTCAGGGAAAACAACTCTTAGCAATAAAAGATGGGGCAGAAATTGACAGAAGGTGGTTTATTGTATTCTGAGACATGAAGTcataaatattgtttttcatgTACTGTTTTGGTAATGGAAAAACTACACACGGCTTTTAACTTATTCAGGACTACACTGTCCCCTCTACAAGGAGACAAGCACCAGAAGACCTCTCTTCAATCTGACAGAGCACTTTAAATACCATAGAAATTTCATAACTGGTTATGTACATCCACTAGCCTTACAGTTGAGGATTTAAGAGAAAGGTTCTAACAGTCACCAGCAGTGAGTAAGAAAGATCAACTCGTgtaagttactcaacctctctgaacctcaacggcctcatctctaaaacaggtACAGCAGGGGCATCTTCTTGGATTTGTTCTAAAGATTAAGTGAgaaattatatatagaaaatctctTGGCATAGTGGCTGTCACATAGTAAGTAGCCtctcagtaaatggtagctaGTGAATGGTAATTCCTACTAAAAGACTACCAAATTTAgtaaaaaagtataattaaacTATATGCTGCTTATGTGAGGCATTCCTAcacaaaaaggttaaaaacaaaacaactacagATGCCATCAAgagataaaaagaggaagaatagCAATGAAAGTGTTAGACAAAGCAGAATTCAAAGCAAGAAGCGTTATATAGAAAAGGGAGAAATGCtagtttgaaaaaagaaaatccatgatAAACAGATAGTGgtcataaatttttattgtacaaactgaaaaataaaagaaaaatttgacagAGACACAATTATACTAAgtcaatgagatactgtctctaagtaaaaaataaaaaggaatccaGAAAGTATGAATAATAATAAACGATGAGAATATATATGAAAGattgaaaatacatatataaacagaCTACAAAGATACACTTTTTCCCTTCCCAAGAATCCAAAGGGCATTTCAAAAAATGAACTATAAattaatatacaaagaaaatctcAATATAGACCAAAGCAGAATCTGATAAAGTCTTATTCTATgttcagaaggaaataaaattagatatcattaagaaaaatgtaaacaaacaataaactcaagcacttcaaaatttaaaaacattccaaattGTTGGACCACAGAAATCAAAATAATTCCAGAACACTTAGCAACATAAATTAGACTAATAGACATTAAGAAGTATAATAATTTGAGGCAAAAAAAGCATTATCATCCTCTCATTTTTACTTACTTTTACCTGCACAatccagaaaaagcattttactcCAAGTTCAGGGCCTGAAAACTCAGGCTGTCATTTCAGAGAAAGCTCATTTACTTCTGGTTCACCCTGACTCCTGAGGTGCAGCCCCTTTGGGGTCCAGGCCCTTGGTGGAAAactgaagttttccttttatcCCCCTAGTCCTATGATGCTGCCAAAAGCACAGTTCATTTTCTTAGTTGCCTCTTCAGAACTGGCACATATAATCCAAGGAAAAAATGACCCTAAGTATAATAGGCTTACCTTCTGGGAATCCTGTTTTCTTCAGTATCTCAGCCCTACAATTCCTCACTATCTTGTTAGCTTTTTGATACTTCtaagaaagacattttaatatttgtcCAGCTTTTTTAGATGTCATCAATAAAAGGAGGGTCCAAATTACCTGGTCTACCATTACTGAAAGAAGCCACTGTCAATTTTCATCCCTTTTAACCTACCTCATGTTTCTTCTTGTTACTGCCTGACATTCACCTCAATATAAGTTTtaggcagatttttaaaagtaaaatgtgtaagaagaaaacataagttaaaaatgctttatgacatatgtatcataaaaatattaaaaggcaaatggcaaagagaaaaacataaacaaatataaaaaccaaaaggCCAATATCCTTAAAATTGTATGAGCTCTTAAGtacaagaaaaacatttttatattttaaaattttgtttgctcCCTCATTTTACTCAAGTCTCTGTCCACATTTCCTATCCTCAGAAAAACCTTCTTAATCGTGAATATAAAATGACCCCTTCCCCACCCATCTCTCTATTTCCCCTTAACGTActctatttttctccatagcatttacCACTACCTGCTTTTTTACTGTTATCTGGGCCCTCTGCCACTTATTTAAGGTCTGAGGGAaaacaggttttgtttttattcactgCTGCTTCCTCCCTGCATAGAATAGTATCTGCTTAATAAAAacttatggaatgaatgaatcaagTTCTCTAtaaacaatgtatttaaaaataatggaaaaaatattttaaaatacagaataataaaAGCTAATATTTACAGAGTGCCAAGTGTTACtctaaatgctttatatgtaCAAATTCATTTAAACCTAAACAATCCTATGAGTTAGGTAATATCatgatgcccattttacagataagcaaactaGACACAGAGATATTATGTAATCTGCCCGAGGTCACATAGCTACTAAGTATACTGAAGATTAACAATCTGGCAAAATACTTTCTGTAACAATCAAATTAAGCTCACCTGTTCCTTTTCACACTTAAAAACTCTTAGAtatgggtcaggtgcagtggctgacgcctgtaatcccagcactttgggtggctgagatgggtggatcacctgaagtcagaagtttgagaccagccaggccaacatggcgaaatctcatctctactaaaactacaaaaaattagctgggtatggtggtgcacacctgtaatctcagctactcgggagtctgaggcaggagcatcacttgaacccgggaggcggaggttgcagtgagcagagatcgcaccactgcactccagcctgggtggcagggtgaggttccatctcaaaaaaataaaactcttgaaTATGAATGAGACCAATTAAACAAAACCTCATATTAACCACCACCATCAAGGAGTTTTCACTACATACATAACTAAAAACGTGCTCAGCCtttaacataaaatatcaaaCTTAACCCTCATAATAACCTTGTCAAGTAGGTACTACTTCCTTTCATGTATGAAAGGAGAAAACTTAGGCTGAGGGAGGTTAAGTTAGTTGCCTAAAGTCCAGCTAGACTCGAAATTCAATTTCAGTTTGAATCTAAAGCCTGTATTTTTAACTACTAGGTTTAGGGAtttgcaataaaactttatgCTTCAAAAGGATAAACAAGTACATTCcccttaggggaaaaaaaaagcattacatACGTCCATTTCAGATATAAACTCTTCAGGTTTGTCCATAAAGACTGCAGAGACTGGAACAGATGTGTTTTTGGACATCATAAATTTTAATGGAACTTCATGAAAgatttgatttctctctctcatagTCATTTTCTTTTGGGGAAGTGGtgaattaatatatattactttaacTGGTTTTGAAccttaaaacagaaaccaaaGAAAAGAGGTGATTAGTATCTAattgtgatatattttttaaaaacaggatgtATGACATGAGGATCACCAAACAAAGAGACACAGGAGAATGGCAGCACATGTCCCATATATTTGCTACCCTTAGACTAGCAGATATTAAAGTCCTTTAGAAATCTAAGGGCAAGAAAATCCAACTGGCAGGAGAAAAATGTCTTTCTAGCAATGTTTAAAAAGGATTTTCTGGTTTTTACTATTATATTCTTACTGTCATTATTACTCAGTTTCTTATAGGAACTTGCAAAAAGTGATGAAATATTTACCACAtagaatatattacatttaacTCTAATTTGTAGTTTTGTTTCAATAGACATAGTCtttcatttattgtatttatgCTGTGACATATATTAACTCtgaaagatgtttaaaaaattaaatatcaaaacaGTATGGACATAATTTCTTATATACAGGaatatgcaaatattaattttattgtcaAAAGAAAGACTACCCTATTGCTTATATGTATAGACTTACTGTTATTCCAAATTCCAGTAACGAACAAGTAAATAAGTCATAAAAACTCACCCATTTGAGGTTGTCTACTAAAGTACTACGTTCCTTTCATTTCAGTGAAAGACAGAACAACCTGACCATTTCATGTATTTCTTGGCCACCCTATGCCATCATTTTGTCTCTAACTCTCACCCTTAAACATGACTACAGGTGCTATAGACctaattaattcatttagtaGTGCTGAGCCTAAAGTAGCTTTACACATAAAAAAGTTTCACTGAATGTGTCAAACTTACATCCTCCTTAAATCAGTACTTTGATATCTGACAACTGACCACCTATATTTAGACAGCTGAAATGAAATGGTTccaacctcttttttcttttttttaaattttactttaagttcggggatacatgtggagaatgggcaggtttgttacatagctatacatgtgccatggtggtttgctgcacgtatcaacctgtcatctaggttttaagccctgcacgaattaggtatttgtcctaatgctctctctcaccttgccccccaccccctgacaggccccggtgtgtgttgtttcactctctgggtccatgtgttctcattgttcaactcctatttatgagtgagaacatgcagtccAACTTCTCTTTTTTGAGAGCATTATTTGACATAGCAAATTACAAACCTGCAACAGGTATTACTTGAATACACACTGGAATTTCCCACTGTTCCTTGTACGTTGGTCCATGATTATTTAATAAGGTAAATAATGACTGACTAGTTAGAGCTATCTGAGGGTGATATCTGGAAACAAGCTTCTCTGCATTTGGATCTTTACTAATATCCTGAAAAACAACAAGTAATTTGTTACTTGGTTATACTTATTGAAAATTTCttcaataaagaacaaaaaaagtcagaaagGGGACTTTGGGACAATCGGGTTAGATATATTTTGTGAGATATAAAAGATTATTTAGGAAGATCCAATGTTGCCTTGGTACTTACATAATGCATAGCTTCAGCTGTTTGTTCTGACGTTTCAATGGTAGCTATATCGTCCTTTGACAGCTGCAACTTTATAGGCATTGAGGGAAATACTGTTTTCACATATTTTACACTGccctaaatatgaaaaaaaaatcattttattgcaaaaatcgcaatgtattttttctaagaaaagtaTCTTTCATCATATGAAACTCTTAACTTGAACTTTATAATTCTACTAAATGTAAACATCAGATTTAGAAACTTTATGCCAAGATATTCATGTTTTTGCTTAACAACCACtacctgtgggttttttttttttgagactaagtctcactctgttgcccaggctgaagtgcggttgtatgatctcagatcactgcaacctctgcctcctgggttcgagcaattctctcacttcagcctcacgaatagctgggataacaggtgtgtgccagcatgcccagctaatttttgtatttttagtaggaacggggtttcgtcatattggccaggctggtctcaaactcctgacctcaagtgatccgcctgcctcggcctcccaaagtgctgggattataggtgtgagccatcataccaGGCCAGTTTCATAGAATTTTTCCTGCCACTTTAAAGTCTATCCTCTCCTTTCAGGAGATACAAATCATAACGGGGATGGTAGAAACTCCAAA is drawn from Homo sapiens chromosome 15, GRCh38.p14 Primary Assembly and contains these coding sequences:
- the ICE2 gene encoding little elongation complex subunit 2 isoform X5, with protein sequence MSSKMVISEPGLNWDISPKNGLKTFFSRENYKDHSMAPSLKELRVLSNRRIGENLNASASSVENEPAVSSATQAKEKVKTTIGMVLLPKPRVPYPRFSRFSQREQRSYVDLLVKYAKIPANSKAVGINKNDYLQYLDMKKHVNEEVTEFLKFLQNSAKKCAQDYNMLSDDARLFTEKILRACIEQVKKYSEFYTLHEVTSLMGFFPFRVEMGLKLEKTLLALGSVKYVKTVFPSMPIKLQLSKDDIATIETSEQTAEAMHYDISKDPNAEKLVSRYHPQIALTSQSLFTLLNNHGPTYKEQWEIPVCIQVIPVAGSKPVKVIYINSPLPQKKMTMRERNQIFHEVPLKFMMSKNTSVPVSAVFMDKPEEFISEMDMSCEVNECRKIESLENLYLDFDDDVTELETFGVTTTKVSKSPSPASTSTVPNMTDAPTAPKAGTTTVAPSAPDISANSRSLSQILMEQLQKEKQLVTGMDGGPEECKNKDDQGFESCEKVSNSDKPLIQDSDLKTSDALQLENSQEIETSNKNDMTIDILHADGERPNVLENLDNSKEKTVGSEAAKTEDTVLCSSDTDEECLIIDTECKNNSDGKTAVVGSNLSSRPASPNSSSGQASVGNQTNTACSPEESCVLKKPIKRVYKKFDPVGEILKMQDELLKPISRKVPELPLMNLENSKQPSVSEQLSGPSDSSSWPKSGWPSAFQKPKGRLPYELQDYVEDTSEYLAPQEGNFVYKLFSLQDLLLLVRCSVQRIETRPRSKKRKKIRRLTALRNC